GGCTGAACACGATCGTGGTCCCGTCCGGGCTCCACGCCGGGCTGTTCTTGTCCCCACCGTTCCGGGTGAGCGCGGTCTCGCGGGTGCCGTCGACCCGGACGACGACCACCTCGTGGTTGTACGGCTCACCGCTGCGCTCGTCGACCTGGCCGCGGGTCACCGCGAAGCGGTTGCTGTCGGGGGCCCAGCTGATGCCGGTGCCGTAATAGAAGCCGTCGCGGCTCACCTTGCGCGCGCCGGTGCCGTCCGCGTTCATCACCCAGATCGCGCCCTGCGTCTGGTACGCGATGCGCCGACCGTTCGGCGACAGCTCGGGGCCGAACGCTTCGCTCTCCAGCGAGGTGAGCTGGCGGCGGTTCGAGCCGTTCGCGTCCATGATCCAGACCTGCGCGCCGAAGCCCGTGCGGCCCTGGTCGGAGTAGACGATCTTGCGACCGTCCTTGGAGTACGCGCCGTACTTACGCTGGAAGACCTCGCCGGCCAGCAGCGTCTTGGTGCTGCCGGACGCGATCTGGTCCATGTCGCGGCCGTTGTCGACCAGCAGGCGACCGTCGCTGTTCGCGGTCCACGCCGACCCGGCCGGGTGGCCCGCCTGCGGCTGCGCGGCCTGGGCCTGCGCGGCCAGGGCCGGGCTGGTCAGGGCGAGCGCCGCCCCGACGAACGCCGTGCCGACCGACGCCGTCGCCCGAAGCCCCGTGTTGATCATCCGCCGCATGGTTGCTCCCCCGTAGCTCGCCCGGTGTCCGGGCTGCGTGCACCCTTCGCGCTACCTGTCGGCTCCGGCGCGGCACCCTTGCAGGTTTTCGTCCGGTTATCTTGTGGTATAGCGCGGATCACACTTTTCAAACGAGAGCGTCGGGGGTATCGACGTCGTCCGGGCGACCGGTGTCGTCGCACGCCACTGGAGTGATCAGGCCCCTGTTCGCGGCGAGGAACGCGCGGGCACCGACGTCACCGACGGCGGTGGCGGCCACCGCCGCCCAGTGCTCGGCCCCGAGCAGCACCGGATGGCCACGTTTCCCGCCGTAGGTAGCGGTGACGACCGTGGCACCGCCCCGGTACGCCGAGATCAGCCTGCGGACGGCGTCGGCCCCGAGAAAGGGTGTGTCGACCGGCACGAGCACCGCAGCGCCGGCTGTGCCGGCCTTGCCGGCCGCGGTCAGGCCGACGCGGACCGAGGACCCCATGCCCTCGGCCCAGCCGGGATTGTCGACGACCGTCGCGTCATCGACGCTCAACGGCGCGGCACCGGCGACCACGAGGACGCGGTTGCAGCCACCGTCGCGCAGCAGGCGCACCGCCCGGTCGACGAGGCGATCACCCCGGTACTCGACCAGTGCCTTGGGCCGCCCGAACCGACGCCCGGCCCCGGCCGCCAGCACGATCCCGACCACGTCAGCCGCACCGTCGTCCACGGCGCCGAACGTAGCGGAGCCCGGGCCCGACCGGGGCCCGGGCTCCGACGAGACTCAGCCGCGGTAGCCGGTCGGCTCCCCCGCACCGAGGTCCACGATCGCAGCGACCGGGCCGCCACCGTCCGGCCCCTGGTGCGCGGCCGACACCGAGACGAACACGGCCGGGTCGCCGGTCACCGCCGCGGTGACGCCGCCGACCGTTGCCTTGATCTGGCGGTGCCAATGCACGTCCGAGTCGTCGAGCATCGCGTTGCGGCGGCCGCGCACGACGCCGTCCTGCGAGACCTCGCACTTGAGGAAGACGTTGACGAGCTTCCCACCGAGGTCCGACGGGTGCGGACGCTCGGGCAGCTCCAGACCGGCGCTGCGGATCGCGTCCCAGATGCCGTCGGCGTCCAGCGCGTCCTTCATGACGCCGTGCCCGATCCGGTAGCGGCCACCGACGCCCCGGGCGTTGCCGACGACGACCACCTGGGCTTGGTCGAGCTCGACGCCCGAGGAACAGGACGCCACCGACGAGTAGAGCGACCGGTCGTGCATGACATCCGCGTCGGTCGGCATGTCGATCTCGCCCAGGGCCACCGCGATACCGAGTGCGGTGGTGCCGTTCGAGAGGTCCATCGACTCGTGGGTGTGCTCGGTCCAGACCGTCTTGCCGCGGCTCTTGGCGTCCCGGATCGTGTGGATCGTCAGCAGCGGGGTCTTGGTCTGGACGTAGTGCACGTCGGCGGGGTCGGTGATGCCGGCCCGCTCCATCGCGACCTTCACCGCGGCGGCGACCTTCTCGACCATCGCGACGCGACCGATGTCCTCGGGCAGCAGCACGTCGCTCATCGCGAAACCGACGGTCAGCCGCGGCTCGTCGGTCTTCTCCGCCTGCTCCGGCGGGATCGTCGCGAACACGGTGGCGTGCGGGGAGAGCACGCCGTCGGTGCCGCCGGACCAGACGATCGGGATCTGCTTGACCTCGTCCGCGCTACGAGTGCCCTTCTCGACGAGCACCTCGCGGAACGCCCGGTCGGCGATGATCCGGGTGTAGTCGTTGACGCCGCCGTTGCCCTCGGTCTTGCCGATGACGGCGATCACCCGGTCGGCGTCCAGGATCTTGTCGTCGATGAGCTGAGCGAGGCCCGACGCGTCGCTGACGTTCAGAATCGGGACCTTGCGAACTTCAATGGCGTCGGGCACTGGCTCTCCTTCAGTCATTTCGGGGTTACTACCGTCCCCACGGTGCTGTGGACGGCGTCCGCGATGGAATCGAGCGACGTGATCACCGAGCGGCCACCATTCTCGGCGAACCGGCAGGCGGCTTCGACCTTCGGCCCCATCGACCCGGACGCGAAGTGGCCCTCGGCGGCGAGCCGACGGAGCTCGACCACGTCGATTTCGCCGAGCGGACGGGCTTGCGGGGTGCCCCAGCCGATCACGGCGGCCTCGACGTCGGTCGCGATCACCAGCGTGTCAGCGCCGAGCGCGTGCGCCAGTAGGGCCGCGCCCAGGTCCTTGTCGATGACCGCCTCGACGCCGCGCAGCCGACCGTCGGACTGGCGGACGACCGGGATGCCGCCACCGCCGTTGCAGACGACGACGTACCCGGCGCCGAGCAGCGTGCTGATCGCCGGAGCGTCGACCACCGCCCGGGGCTCGGGACTCGCGACCACCCGCCGCCAGCCGCGCTCCCCGCGGTCCTCCCAGAGCTGACCGTGCTGGATCATCACCGCGGCCTCGGCTGCGCTCAGGTACCGACCGATGGGCTTGGTCGGGTTGACGAAGCCGGGGTCGTGCGCGTCGACCAGAGAGCGGGTCACCAAGGCAGCGACGGGTCGGTCCGGCAGCCTGGCCTGCAGCTCGTTGAGCAGGACGAAACCGACCGTTCCCTGGGTCTGGGCACCGCACCAGTCGAGCGGCACCGGCGGCACCACGTGGGCCGCCATCTCGTTCTTCACGAGCAGGTTGCCGACTTGTGGGCCGTTCCCGTGGGTGAGTACGACCTCGGCGCCGGTCGCGACCACCTCGGCGATCGGTGCGGCGGCGCGGCGGATGGCCGCGATCTGGTCCTCGGGACGGGCACTGCCGTCGGCCGAGGTCATCGCGTTCCCACCGAGAGCGATCACGACCCGCATCAGGCGAGCGTAGGAACGATTCCGTCCCTGGACATGGTCAACACTCGCCCAAAGAAGCTCCATCTTTCGGCAGACGCCCAGATGAGCGTCCGCATCGTGCCCCGGCCCCGGGCGACGGGGCGCCGTGCCCGGCAATTTTTCGGGAAGACCACCTCTCCGGGCGCCCTGAGAGGTGGTCTTCCCGAAAATCGGGACTAGCTAGCCGCCGATGCGGCGGTAACGATCGGTGCGGGCGGCGACCCGGCCTTCCGGCTCCTGGTCCAGCAGGCCGACCAGTTCGTGTTCGATGACCCGCCCGAGTCTGGCCAGGAACGCCTCCGGCTCGTCGGCCGCGTCCGGTCGCTCGGCGACGATCCGGTCGACGATGCCGTTCGCCAGCAGGTCCCGGGCCCGGACGCCCTGCGAGGACGCCATCTCCGGTGCGCGATCGGTGGTCCGGTGGACGATCGCCGAGGCTCCCTCCGGCGGCAGCGGCGACAGCCACGCGTGCTCGGCCGCGATCACCCGGTCGGCAGGCAACAGCGCGAGCGCCCCGCCGCCGGTGCCCTCCCCCAGCAGGACGCAGAGCGTCGGCGTCGGGAGGTCGATCAGATCGGCCAGGCACCGCGCGATCTCCCCGGCCAGCCCGCCCTCCTCAGCCTCTTGGGACAGTGCGGCCCCGGGCGTGTCGATGATCGTCACCAGCGGTAGCCGCAGCTCCTGCGCCAACCGCATGCCGCGCCGCGCGGTGCGCAGCGCCGCCGGGTCCAGCGGGCTGTCCGCCGTCTGCCCGCGACGGTCCTGCCCCAGGACGACGGCGGGCGCCGCACCGAACCGCGCGAGGGCGAGCCGCATGCCCGATCCGGTCTCGCCCTGCTGCGTACCGTGCAGCGGGATCACCGGCTGTGCCGCGTGCTTCAGCAGCCTGCGGACGCCCGGCCGGTCGACCCGGCGGGAGCGCGTCACCGACTCCCACGCGGGCACGTCAGGAAGGTCCTCGCGGGGGACGTCGGAGGGGCGAGGGAGCCCGCTGCGGGGCGAGCAGAGGATCTCCAGCGTCCGCGCGGCAAGATCGGTGACCTGCTCGGGCGGGAGCACGGCGTCGACCAGGCCGTGCGCGAACAAGTTCTCGCCGGTCTGCACTCCGGCCGGAAACTCTCGTCCGTTGAGCAACTCGTACACCCGCGGGCCGAGGAAGCCGATCAGCGCCTCCGGCTCGGCGACCGTGACGTGACCGAGCGAGCCCCACGACGCGAACACACCACCGGTGGTGGGGTGCCGCAGGTAGACCAGGTACGGCAGACCAGCGGCCTTGTGCGCGGTCACCGCGCGGGTCATGTTCGCCATCTGCAGGAACGCAACCGTGCCCTCCTGCATGCGGGTGCCGCCTGAAGTCGGCGCGGCGATCAGCGGCAGGCCCTCCCGAGTGGCCCGCTCGACGGCGGCGGCGACCCGACGGGCGGTGGCCACGCCGATCGAACCGGCCAGGAACCGGAACTCGCCGACGACCACGGCGACGCGGCGTCCGCGCATCCGACCGGCGCCGGTGAGCACCGCCTCGTCGACGCCGGACTTTTCCCGAGCGGCCGCGAGTGCCGCCCGGTAGTCGTCGTCGGCGTCGACCGGGTCGGTGACCGGCTCGTCCCACGACTCCCAGCTGTCCTGGTCGAGTGCGCTCTCGATGAGTTCCCGGGCAGAGAGCCGGCGTCGGGTCACGGATCCTCCTCGGCGTCGTGGAGACGTCTCATCCTGCCGGGTCAACGGCTTCGGGATCGTTCCAGACCGATCGATGTCACAACGCGGGCCTCGGCGGGGCGTCCCCCGACGTCGAATCGGGGTCCACGACGCCCGTGGACCCCGATTTTGGTTGTCGGCCCCGAAGAGCGCGCTGCTCGTCGCTTAGGGGCGACGGAAGCGGCGCTCAGGACTCGTCGTCGCCCTCCAGCCGCCGGCTCGCCTCCTCGGCCTCCTCGCGGGTGGCGTAGCGCGGCTCGGCGAGGTCGTAGAGGAGTTCGTCCTCCTCCTCGCTGATCAGAAGCTCCTCCAGATCGACGCCGGGGCCGACGATGTCGTCGGGCTCCAGCGGCGCCGCGGTGTGGTGCACGGTCATGAAGCCGCTACCCGGCTCCAGCTCGGGCACGTCCAGCGCGGGGAACGTGGCGCCGGAGAGATGGAAGAGCTCGTAGATCGCCTCGCCGACGCCGGTCACCGGCTCGGCCCCGTGCGGGTCACCGTCCCAGGAGCGGATCCGGGCCAGCTGTCCGGCGCGGACCAGCGCCTCCGGGTCCGCGATGCGGTAGTCGTACCGGGCCCGGACGGTGATGGTCATCGGCGGCGTCGCGCCGGGATCCACGCCGTTGTGCGCGTGCTCGTGGTCGTCCTCGAGTTCGTCCTCGTCGAAGTCGTCTTCGTCCAGGTCGGCGAAGACGGGGCCCCAGCCGGACGTTCCGAAGATGACTTCCTCGTAGCGGCGGGCCGAGGTGCGGAGCGCCTCGATCGCCGCCAGCGCGACCCGGACCGGAGCGTCCGGGTCGACCATGACCGCGGCGTGCCGCCGGATCTCTTCGGCCAGCACCTCGGCGGCCGCGGCGACATCCTCGTTGGAGAAGGCGTTCGACATGGCGCAGACCCTACGAGAACGGTTGCCGTGCTACTAACGGCGCGCCCAGCACTGAGCTCATCGGGCCCTTCGCGACCACCCGCACCGCCGCCAACGACGCGCAGGAGTGAACACCGCCACGTCGCGGGACGAGGTTTCAGAGCGACCCCAGGAGTTCCTTCGCTCGGTCGCGCGTTCGCCGCACCACGTCCGCCGGAACGTCGCCGACCGCAGCCGCCGCCCGGTCGACTGCCTGACCCGCGCCGTGCAGCATTCGCTCGATCTCCCCCGACGCAACCGGCGCCGGCATCCGCCAGGTTCGCGCTTCGGCCAGCAGGTCGGCGCCGGTCACGGCGTCGACTTCCCAGACACCGTTCACCGACATCGCCAGCGATGAGCTGAGCGGCGCTTCCCCCGGTCGGACCGTGAGCAGGGTGGTCGGTACCAGGTCGTAGAGCGGCGCAAGGCGCCGATCCCGGGGGCTCCGGTAGGCCATCGAGAAGTTCCGCGCGTGCGCGTCGGCATTGCCGATCAGGACGGTCAGGACGGCCGCATGCAGTAGTCGGACGAGGTCCACCGGCGGTTCCGAACTGACCGCACGCAGAGCGAAAGCGGCGTCGACGAATCCCGGACCCCCGTCGGCCTGGTACTTCGCCACCGGCGACCGCCCCAACGCCTGGCAGAAGTCTTCCTGGTGGATCCGGAGAACTCGGCCGTCCTCCCCGACTCGGCGGTCGAACCGGCTCACTGCGAGCACCGGCCGTCCAGCAACCTCGACGACGTCGGCGTCCGCGACCGTCATGCCGAGTTCGCGAGCGACGGCTAGCCCGAAAGCCTCCAGGCGGGCCAGCCCGGGGAACCGCGCCGGTTCCGGCTTGAGGATGTGAGTGGACGGCGCCCCGTCGACCGGCCGTGCCCACCGGCCGTCGGGCAGTCGAGCAACCAGCAGTTTGTCCTGCAGCCCGGCGAGCGAGAGGCGAACGTGCGCGTCCACACCGAGCGGCGCGGTCCCGAGCGAGGCGACCTCGGCTGCTAGCCGCTCGTCGTCCAACGGCTCGGCCTCGGCGAGTGAATCGGTCGGTGTCTCCCCGGGCGGCAGCAGGGCGACCGCTCCCGCGCAGTCGCGTCCGATCGCGCGCAGCAGTCCGAACACGTGACCTCGGCGGACACC
Above is a genomic segment from Cryptosporangium minutisporangium containing:
- a CDS encoding carbamate kinase, with translation MRVVIALGGNAMTSADGSARPEDQIAAIRRAAAPIAEVVATGAEVVLTHGNGPQVGNLLVKNEMAAHVVPPVPLDWCGAQTQGTVGFVLLNELQARLPDRPVAALVTRSLVDAHDPGFVNPTKPIGRYLSAAEAAVMIQHGQLWEDRGERGWRRVVASPEPRAVVDAPAISTLLGAGYVVVCNGGGGIPVVRQSDGRLRGVEAVIDKDLGAALLAHALGADTLVIATDVEAAVIGWGTPQARPLGEIDVVELRRLAAEGHFASGSMGPKVEAACRFAENGGRSVITSLDSIADAVHSTVGTVVTPK
- a CDS encoding TolB family protein, yielding MINTGLRATASVGTAFVGAALALTSPALAAQAQAAQPQAGHPAGSAWTANSDGRLLVDNGRDMDQIASGSTKTLLAGEVFQRKYGAYSKDGRKIVYSDQGRTGFGAQVWIMDANGSNRRQLTSLESEAFGPELSPNGRRIAYQTQGAIWVMNADGTGARKVSRDGFYYGTGISWAPDSNRFAVTRGQVDERSGEPYNHEVVVVRVDGTRETALTRNGGDKNSPAWSPDGTTIVFSHATAADTYDLWTMKADGSGARQITRTKGVGEQDTVWAPTGTAIAYAAWAQATESEPRVMKAKSDGTAAKSLNAVGYPTSWR
- a CDS encoding nucleotidyltransferase family protein, which translates into the protein MDDGAADVVGIVLAAGAGRRFGRPKALVEYRGDRLVDRAVRLLRDGGCNRVLVVAGAAPLSVDDATVVDNPGWAEGMGSSVRVGLTAAGKAGTAGAAVLVPVDTPFLGADAVRRLISAYRGGATVVTATYGGKRGHPVLLGAEHWAAVAATAVGDVGARAFLAANRGLITPVACDDTGRPDDVDTPDALV
- a CDS encoding ring-opening amidohydrolase translates to MPDAIEVRKVPILNVSDASGLAQLIDDKILDADRVIAVIGKTEGNGGVNDYTRIIADRAFREVLVEKGTRSADEVKQIPIVWSGGTDGVLSPHATVFATIPPEQAEKTDEPRLTVGFAMSDVLLPEDIGRVAMVEKVAAAVKVAMERAGITDPADVHYVQTKTPLLTIHTIRDAKSRGKTVWTEHTHESMDLSNGTTALGIAVALGEIDMPTDADVMHDRSLYSSVASCSSGVELDQAQVVVVGNARGVGGRYRIGHGVMKDALDADGIWDAIRSAGLELPERPHPSDLGGKLVNVFLKCEVSQDGVVRGRRNAMLDDSDVHWHRQIKATVGGVTAAVTGDPAVFVSVSAAHQGPDGGGPVAAIVDLGAGEPTGYRG
- a CDS encoding HipA domain-containing protein produces the protein MPDARFRLAVWLGGRHLADLDDVGGDRLRLTYTPDAVREGALFVSAALPVRSAHYPPGAVAPYLEGLLPEGEMRTRIEQRFGVRRGHVFGLLRAIGRDCAGAVALLPPGETPTDSLAEAEPLDDERLAAEVASLGTAPLGVDAHVRLSLAGLQDKLLVARLPDGRWARPVDGAPSTHILKPEPARFPGLARLEAFGLAVARELGMTVADADVVEVAGRPVLAVSRFDRRVGEDGRVLRIHQEDFCQALGRSPVAKYQADGGPGFVDAAFALRAVSSEPPVDLVRLLHAAVLTVLIGNADAHARNFSMAYRSPRDRRLAPLYDLVPTTLLTVRPGEAPLSSSLAMSVNGVWEVDAVTGADLLAEARTWRMPAPVASGEIERMLHGAGQAVDRAAAAVGDVPADVVRRTRDRAKELLGSL
- a CDS encoding carboxyl transferase domain-containing protein, giving the protein MTRRRLSARELIESALDQDSWESWDEPVTDPVDADDDYRAALAAAREKSGVDEAVLTGAGRMRGRRVAVVVGEFRFLAGSIGVATARRVAAAVERATREGLPLIAAPTSGGTRMQEGTVAFLQMANMTRAVTAHKAAGLPYLVYLRHPTTGGVFASWGSLGHVTVAEPEALIGFLGPRVYELLNGREFPAGVQTGENLFAHGLVDAVLPPEQVTDLAARTLEILCSPRSGLPRPSDVPREDLPDVPAWESVTRSRRVDRPGVRRLLKHAAQPVIPLHGTQQGETGSGMRLALARFGAAPAVVLGQDRRGQTADSPLDPAALRTARRGMRLAQELRLPLVTIIDTPGAALSQEAEEGGLAGEIARCLADLIDLPTPTLCVLLGEGTGGGALALLPADRVIAAEHAWLSPLPPEGASAIVHRTTDRAPEMASSQGVRARDLLANGIVDRIVAERPDAADEPEAFLARLGRVIEHELVGLLDQEPEGRVAARTDRYRRIGG